In Flavivirga abyssicola, the following are encoded in one genomic region:
- a CDS encoding Glu/Leu/Phe/Val dehydrogenase dimerization domain-containing protein, protein MKALLKKYENKEPEIVFNWKDPETYAEGWTVINSLRGGAAGGGTRMRNGLDMNEVLSLAKTMEIKFTVSGPAIGGAKSGINFDPKDPRKKGVLERWYAAVSPLLKSYYGTGGDLNVDEIHEVIPITEESGVWHPQEGVFNGHFKPTEADKINRIGQLRHGVIKVIESPEYSPDILKKYTVADMITGFGVAEAVKQYYDIYGGSVKGKRAVIQGFGNVGAAAAFYLSQMGAKVVGIIDISGGLINEEGFTFEDITNLFLAKKGNTLVSNDLISFEDANERIWSIETEIFAPCAASRLITLHQIDQMIDSGLEVISCGANVPFADKEIFFGPIMEHTDYRVSLIPDFISNCGMARVFAYFMERKVEMTDEAIFNDTSNIIREALQKVYNKNKLKTEISATAYEIALNQLI, encoded by the coding sequence ATGAAAGCATTATTAAAAAAGTACGAAAATAAAGAACCAGAAATTGTATTTAATTGGAAAGATCCAGAAACATATGCCGAAGGCTGGACTGTTATAAATTCATTACGTGGAGGAGCTGCTGGAGGCGGAACACGTATGCGAAATGGTTTGGATATGAATGAAGTTTTATCCTTAGCCAAAACCATGGAAATTAAATTTACAGTTTCCGGACCAGCCATTGGAGGTGCAAAATCAGGGATAAATTTCGATCCTAAAGACCCTAGAAAAAAAGGGGTATTGGAACGTTGGTATGCTGCTGTTTCTCCATTGTTAAAAAGTTATTATGGTACTGGAGGAGATTTGAATGTAGACGAAATACATGAAGTTATTCCAATTACAGAAGAAAGCGGTGTTTGGCATCCTCAAGAAGGTGTGTTTAATGGGCATTTTAAACCAACCGAAGCAGATAAGATAAATAGAATAGGACAGTTGAGACATGGTGTTATTAAAGTCATAGAAAGTCCTGAATATTCCCCCGATATTTTAAAAAAATATACAGTAGCAGATATGATTACTGGTTTTGGTGTTGCCGAAGCAGTTAAACAGTACTATGATATTTATGGCGGTTCTGTTAAAGGAAAACGCGCCGTAATTCAAGGTTTTGGTAATGTAGGTGCGGCAGCAGCTTTTTACTTGTCTCAAATGGGAGCTAAAGTTGTTGGGATTATAGATATTTCTGGAGGTTTAATTAATGAAGAAGGATTTACTTTCGAAGACATCACGAATCTATTTCTTGCAAAAAAAGGGAATACATTAGTTAGTAATGATTTGATTTCTTTTGAGGACGCTAATGAAAGAATTTGGTCAATAGAAACAGAAATTTTTGCACCCTGTGCAGCATCACGCTTAATTACACTTCATCAAATAGACCAAATGATTGATAGTGGTTTAGAAGTTATTTCTTGTGGGGCTAATGTGCCTTTTGCAGATAAGGAAATTTTTTTCGGACCTATTATGGAACATACCGATTATAGAGTAAGCTTAATCCCAGATTTTATTTCTAATTGTGGGATGGCTCGTGTCTTTGCCTATTTTATGGAGCGTAAAGTAGAGATGACAGATGAAGCGATATTTAATGATACGTCAAATATAATAAGAGAGGCACTACAGAAAGTGTATAATAAAAATAAACTAAAAACAGAGATCAGTGCAACAGCGTATGAAATTGCACTCAATCAATTAATATAA
- a CDS encoding helix-turn-helix domain-containing protein, which translates to MVFEEKLKQLIKSKYVKLSDLAEKFGMNYSQLSQYVNGKKVSIDFLNKIIQEFPEADLNWLLRNDDILNESRPPYKVPLTNNQIIDKIEVLLADLKGQIEEEK; encoded by the coding sequence ATGGTATTTGAAGAAAAATTGAAGCAATTAATTAAGAGTAAGTACGTTAAATTGAGTGATTTAGCTGAAAAATTTGGTATGAATTATTCTCAGTTATCACAATACGTCAATGGAAAAAAAGTATCCATTGATTTCTTAAATAAAATAATTCAAGAGTTTCCAGAAGCAGATCTTAATTGGTTATTAAGAAATGATGATATTTTGAATGAAAGTAGACCTCCCTACAAAGTACCATTGACTAATAATCAAATTATAGATAAAATAGAAGTGTTGTTAGCAGACTTGAAAGGCCAAATAGAAGAAGAAAAATAA
- a CDS encoding ExbD/TolR family protein has protein sequence MNFRGRNKVTPEFNMSSMTDIVFLLLIFFMIASTLVTTNAIDIVLPKASGKTENKKSVAVSIKKDLTYYIDQKRVGESVLENELLAALSSKDKPTIVLRAEKSVPVENVVKVMDIANRNKFKVILAVKPK, from the coding sequence ATGAATTTTAGAGGAAGAAATAAAGTAACGCCAGAATTCAATATGTCTTCAATGACAGATATTGTATTCTTGCTTCTCATATTTTTTATGATAGCTTCCACGTTAGTAACAACTAATGCTATTGATATTGTGTTGCCAAAAGCAAGTGGGAAGACCGAGAATAAGAAATCTGTAGCTGTAAGTATAAAAAAGGATTTAACTTATTATATAGACCAGAAGCGAGTTGGAGAAAGTGTTTTAGAAAATGAATTACTAGCAGCATTATCTTCAAAAGACAAGCCGACGATTGTTTTAAGAGCTGAGAAATCGGTTCCTGTAGAAAATGTGGTTAAGGTTATGGATATAGCCAATAGAAATAAGTTTAAAGTTATATTAGCGGTTAAGCCTAAATAA
- a CDS encoding bifunctional folylpolyglutamate synthase/dihydrofolate synthase, with product MTYQDTLDWMFSQLPMYQRQGKAAFKEDLSNTLILADYLNNPERCFKSIHVAGTNGKGSTSHMLASVLQEAGYKVGLYTSPHLKDFRERIRINGNVVSKQFVTGFIKRNKVFFEVNSLSFFEMTVGMAFEYFSREKVDIAVIEVGLGGRLDSTNIIIPEVSVITNIGLDHTQFLGNTLEAIAFEKGGIIKRNIPVVIGETQEETASAFKGLACKNNAKIVFADQEIIKVYDTDLLGMYQSKNVKTVIQAIKELRIKGFKVSEQCLKEGLLNTVNNTGLLGRWQVINETPKVVCDTGHNREGLSYVMNQIHNENYKTLHIIIGVVNDKDLSTIMDLFPKKAIYYFCKPNIPRGLNVNVLKRLFSKYRLIGEVYSSVNEAYKNALKNSNKDDFVFIGGSTFVVAEII from the coding sequence ATGACGTATCAAGATACACTTGATTGGATGTTTTCTCAATTACCAATGTATCAACGGCAAGGTAAAGCCGCATTCAAAGAAGATTTATCGAATACTTTAATATTAGCTGATTATTTAAATAATCCAGAGCGGTGTTTTAAATCTATTCACGTTGCGGGGACCAATGGAAAAGGTTCTACAAGTCATATGTTAGCATCCGTTTTACAGGAAGCAGGTTATAAAGTTGGCTTGTACACATCGCCACATTTAAAAGACTTTCGAGAGCGTATTAGAATTAATGGTAACGTTGTAAGTAAACAATTTGTAACGGGTTTTATAAAGCGAAATAAAGTATTCTTTGAGGTGAATTCTTTATCGTTTTTTGAAATGACCGTAGGCATGGCTTTTGAATATTTTTCAAGAGAAAAAGTTGATATTGCCGTTATAGAAGTTGGTTTAGGTGGTCGTTTAGACTCCACAAATATTATAATTCCAGAAGTTTCAGTAATTACTAATATAGGATTAGATCATACACAGTTTTTAGGAAATACGCTCGAAGCGATCGCATTTGAAAAAGGAGGTATCATAAAGCGTAATATACCTGTTGTAATTGGAGAAACTCAAGAGGAAACAGCTTCCGCTTTTAAAGGTCTGGCATGTAAGAACAATGCTAAGATTGTATTTGCAGACCAAGAGATTATTAAAGTATATGATACCGACCTATTGGGGATGTATCAATCTAAAAATGTTAAAACGGTTATTCAAGCTATTAAAGAATTAAGAATTAAAGGGTTTAAAGTCTCTGAACAATGCTTAAAAGAGGGGTTGCTTAATACCGTTAATAATACTGGGCTATTAGGTAGATGGCAAGTAATAAATGAAACTCCCAAGGTTGTTTGCGATACAGGACATAATAGAGAAGGCTTGAGTTATGTTATGAATCAAATACATAATGAGAATTATAAGACTCTACATATCATTATAGGAGTTGTTAATGATAAAGATTTAAGTACTATTATGGACTTATTTCCTAAAAAAGCTATTTATTATTTTTGTAAACCTAATATTCCACGAGGTTTAAATGTAAATGTATTAAAACGCCTTTTTTCTAAGTATAGATTGATAGGAGAAGTTTACAGTTCTGTTAATGAGGCATATAAAAATGCTCTTAAAAACTCTAATAAAGATGATTTTGTGTTTATTGGAGGTAGCACGTTTGTTGTAGCAGAAATAATTTAA
- a CDS encoding UDP-N-acetylmuramoyl-tripeptide--D-alanyl-D-alanine ligase: MKIEQLHELFLQCSTACTDTRKIKKNDLFFALKGENFNGNEYAELALKNGAKYAIIDDVLFNTSSKTILVKNVLETLQKLASYHRSYLKIPIIALTGSNGKTTTKELINATLSQKYKTTATIGNLNNHIGVPLTLLSMTNNTEIGIVEMGANHQKEIAFLCSIAKPDYGYITNFGKAHLEGFGGVEGVIKGKSEMYDFLINNHKTVFVNGNDTIQTKKTKNANTFVFGKKNHGFDIHIDFIEALPFVKSKYNELEIESQLIGDYNFNNIAAAIAIGNYFKVEDNDIKTAIENYTPANNRSQIIQKETNHIILDAYNANPTSMRAALLNFEKQPNSKKIALIGDMFELGKEAKNEHQSIADLATSLNIDQILLIGENFFKTEIKSDKARQFISFEDFKENWLNDSKIKNVSILIKGSRGMALERVLEFI, from the coding sequence AATTAGCTTTAAAAAATGGTGCAAAATATGCCATTATTGATGATGTACTATTTAACACAAGTTCTAAAACTATTTTGGTTAAAAATGTTCTAGAAACATTACAAAAATTAGCTTCTTATCATAGATCGTATTTAAAGATACCTATAATAGCACTCACAGGTAGTAATGGTAAAACAACAACCAAAGAATTAATTAATGCTACACTATCTCAAAAATATAAAACCACGGCTACAATTGGTAACTTAAACAATCATATTGGAGTTCCTTTAACCTTGCTATCTATGACGAACAATACTGAAATTGGGATTGTAGAAATGGGCGCTAATCATCAAAAAGAAATCGCATTTCTTTGCAGTATAGCCAAGCCAGACTATGGTTATATAACCAATTTTGGCAAGGCACACTTAGAAGGTTTTGGAGGTGTGGAAGGTGTTATTAAAGGAAAAAGTGAAATGTATGATTTTCTAATTAATAACCATAAAACCGTTTTTGTAAACGGTAATGACACTATCCAAACAAAAAAAACAAAAAATGCAAATACGTTTGTTTTTGGTAAAAAAAATCATGGTTTTGATATCCATATTGATTTCATCGAAGCCCTCCCTTTTGTAAAATCAAAGTACAATGAATTAGAAATAGAGAGTCAGCTAATTGGTGATTATAACTTTAACAATATTGCTGCAGCCATTGCTATAGGCAATTACTTTAAAGTTGAAGACAATGATATAAAAACTGCCATTGAGAATTACACACCTGCTAATAACCGGTCACAAATTATACAAAAAGAGACTAACCATATTATTTTAGATGCTTACAATGCTAATCCAACAAGTATGCGAGCGGCTTTATTAAATTTTGAAAAACAACCAAATTCAAAAAAAATAGCACTTATTGGAGATATGTTCGAACTTGGAAAAGAAGCTAAAAACGAGCATCAAAGCATAGCTGATTTAGCAACCTCTTTAAACATAGATCAAATCCTTCTTATTGGTGAAAACTTTTTTAAGACGGAAATAAAATCGGACAAAGCCAGACAATTTATATCTTTTGAAGACTTTAAAGAAAACTGGCTTAATGATTCAAAAATAAAAAATGTTTCAATACTTATAAAAGGCTCTAGAGGAATGGCTTTAGAAAGGGTTTTAGAGTTTATTTAA
- a CDS encoding energy transducer TonB: MKTYFKTKHEKNSAKLTTLIAVILLLLLFVVGTPYMDPPEEYGVAVNFGNTNFGKGKVQPLKPVKSEPRKIEQPHQPDVSKAEPTKTKASETKEEVLTQDNDESIAIKKQKEAETKAKAVADAKAKADAIAEAKAKAEAERIAKAKREQEEKKRKLDALIGGVSKSEGSETGSEGNDNRAGDKGQLDGNPYAPSYFGGRGTGSGGVGYGLNGRGTASYKKLKQDCNESGLVIVKIIVNQSGNVIQAVPGVKGTTNTAPCLLEPAKKIALSHKWRSDSKAPAKQIGFVKVNFKLGQ, translated from the coding sequence ATGAAGACATACTTCAAAACCAAACATGAAAAAAATTCAGCAAAATTAACAACATTAATTGCTGTTATTTTGCTGTTATTATTGTTTGTGGTAGGAACACCTTATATGGATCCACCGGAGGAGTATGGCGTTGCTGTAAATTTTGGAAATACAAATTTTGGCAAAGGGAAAGTGCAGCCTTTAAAGCCTGTTAAATCGGAACCTCGAAAAATAGAACAACCACATCAACCGGATGTTTCTAAAGCGGAGCCTACAAAAACAAAAGCTTCTGAAACAAAAGAAGAGGTCTTAACACAAGATAATGATGAGTCTATAGCTATTAAAAAACAAAAAGAAGCAGAGACAAAAGCGAAAGCCGTTGCAGATGCCAAAGCTAAAGCCGATGCTATTGCAGAAGCTAAAGCAAAGGCCGAAGCAGAGAGGATTGCAAAAGCAAAGCGGGAACAAGAAGAGAAAAAAAGAAAGTTAGATGCTTTAATAGGGGGTGTCAGTAAATCTGAAGGAAGTGAGACTGGCAGTGAAGGCAACGATAATAGAGCAGGAGATAAAGGCCAGTTAGATGGTAATCCTTACGCACCAAGTTATTTTGGAGGACGAGGAACCGGTAGTGGGGGTGTTGGTTATGGTTTAAATGGACGAGGTACGGCGTCATATAAAAAACTTAAACAAGACTGTAATGAGTCTGGGCTTGTTATAGTTAAGATTATTGTTAATCAAAGTGGAAATGTTATTCAAGCGGTTCCAGGGGTTAAAGGCACTACTAACACAGCACCATGTTTATTAGAACCTGCAAAAAAAATAGCATTATCCCATAAGTGGCGATCAGATTCTAAGGCACCAGCAAAACAGATCGGTTTTGTGAAAGTAAACTTCAAACTAGGTCAGTAG
- the nhaD gene encoding sodium:proton antiporter NhaD has protein sequence MEAAIILVFVMGYLAITLEHSIKIDKLIPALVMMAICWALIALGLESFPEWFDSSKHALLDGFGSFSSEEKTHLMEETLLHHLGKTSEILVFLLGAMTIVEIIDYFDGFSTIKDFIKTKKKTRILWIFSILAFILSAIIDNLTATIVLISILQKIVKDRNVRIWFAGLIIIAANAGGAWSPIGDVTTTMLWIGKKVTTGHLIGYLFVPSLLCMAVPSLIASFLPAFKGDLDIEEVKEKKKSRFSSTMLYLGLGAIVFVPIFKMVTHLPPYVGMMLSLGVVAIFAEIYSSSKFSMTEFDSEESDAHAHHSPVHYSLSKIELPSILFFLGILMAVAALESLGILFGFASSLQESMPQLGTEIHPGGVSDLVVLLLGVGSAVIDNVPLVAASLGMFSEPLDHELWHFIAFSAGTGGSMLIIGSAAGVVAMGMEKIDFFWYLKKISWLALIGFLVGSLAFMVTRTLF, from the coding sequence ATGGAAGCAGCAATTATTCTAGTATTTGTAATGGGCTATTTAGCTATTACTTTAGAACACAGTATTAAAATTGATAAACTTATACCAGCATTAGTGATGATGGCTATTTGTTGGGCATTAATTGCATTAGGTTTAGAAAGCTTCCCAGAATGGTTTGATTCATCAAAGCATGCTTTACTAGATGGTTTTGGATCGTTTTCTTCAGAAGAAAAGACACATCTAATGGAAGAGACCTTACTGCATCATTTAGGTAAGACATCAGAAATATTAGTGTTTCTTTTAGGTGCTATGACCATTGTTGAAATTATTGATTATTTTGATGGTTTTTCTACTATTAAGGATTTTATAAAGACTAAAAAGAAAACGAGGATTTTATGGATTTTCTCTATTCTAGCATTTATACTTTCCGCTATAATAGATAATCTTACGGCAACGATTGTACTTATTTCAATACTTCAAAAAATTGTTAAAGACAGAAACGTACGTATATGGTTTGCAGGTTTAATTATTATTGCAGCGAATGCCGGTGGTGCTTGGTCTCCTATTGGAGATGTAACAACAACGATGTTATGGATTGGTAAAAAAGTAACTACTGGTCACTTAATAGGTTATTTGTTTGTCCCTTCTCTTTTGTGTATGGCTGTGCCATCATTAATAGCATCATTTTTACCAGCATTTAAAGGTGATTTAGATATCGAAGAGGTCAAAGAGAAAAAAAAATCGAGGTTTAGTAGTACGATGCTTTATCTAGGTTTAGGCGCCATTGTATTTGTACCAATATTCAAAATGGTTACCCATTTGCCTCCATATGTTGGTATGATGTTATCGCTAGGTGTAGTTGCGATTTTTGCTGAAATATATAGCAGTTCTAAATTCAGTATGACAGAGTTTGACTCTGAAGAAAGTGATGCTCATGCACATCACAGCCCGGTTCATTATTCTTTATCAAAAATAGAATTACCAAGTATTTTATTCTTCTTAGGGATATTGATGGCAGTAGCTGCTTTAGAATCCTTAGGTATTTTGTTTGGCTTTGCATCATCATTACAAGAGTCCATGCCTCAATTAGGAACTGAAATACACCCTGGAGGTGTGTCAGATTTAGTTGTGCTATTATTAGGTGTAGGCTCTGCAGTAATAGATAATGTACCATTAGTGGCTGCCAGTTTAGGAATGTTCTCAGAGCCATTAGACCATGAATTATGGCATTTTATTGCCTTTTCAGCAGGGACAGGAGGGAGTATGTTAATTATAGGATCTGCAGCAGGTGTTGTAGCTATGGGAATGGAAAAAATAGATTTTTTCTGGTACTTAAAAAAGATATCATGGTTAGCTTTAATAGGCTTCCTTGTCGGTTCTTTGGCATTTATGGTAACCAGAACGTTGTTTTAA
- a CDS encoding MotA/TolQ/ExbB proton channel family protein, protein MLNTLLQTTQEGAEVLTDEESVEKTLSIIELISSGGTAGQFIIGVLFILLVGAIYIYFERIFAIKAASQVDSNFMNQIKDHVSNGKIDSAQMLCAQVNSPVSRLIGKGISRIGKPLADINTAIENAGRLEIYGLEKNVSILATISGAGPMIGFLGTVIGMILAIFELANAGGTIQMDVLASGLYTAMTTTVAGLIVGIVAYIAYNHLVVKTDKVVYQMEANSLEFLDHLNEPT, encoded by the coding sequence ATGCTTAACACATTATTACAAACCACGCAAGAGGGAGCGGAAGTACTTACGGATGAAGAGTCAGTTGAAAAAACGCTTTCAATTATTGAATTAATAAGTAGCGGAGGTACCGCAGGACAATTTATAATAGGAGTACTTTTTATATTGCTTGTTGGAGCCATTTATATTTATTTTGAACGCATTTTTGCTATTAAAGCAGCCTCTCAAGTAGATTCAAATTTTATGAATCAAATTAAAGACCATGTTAGTAATGGGAAAATTGATTCGGCTCAAATGTTATGTGCTCAGGTTAATTCTCCAGTCTCAAGATTAATAGGTAAAGGAATTTCAAGAATAGGAAAACCACTTGCCGATATTAATACAGCTATTGAAAATGCTGGGCGTTTAGAGATTTATGGTTTAGAAAAAAATGTGAGTATTTTGGCTACGATCTCAGGAGCCGGTCCTATGATTGGGTTTCTTGGAACAGTTATTGGTATGATATTAGCAATATTTGAACTTGCCAACGCAGGGGGAACTATACAAATGGATGTTTTAGCAAGTGGGTTGTATACAGCCATGACAACAACTGTAGCAGGGTTAATTGTAGGTATTGTTGCTTATATAGCGTATAATCACTTGGTAGTAAAAACAGATAAAGTAGTTTATCAAATGGAAGCTAATTCTTTAGAATTCTTAGATCACTTAAACGAACCTACATAG